CTTACTTTCGGCGATCTCGGCTTTCAACGCGGCGAGTTTTTCCAACCAATTGTCCGGGAGCCGCCCGGCGAGCGCACGCTCGAACTCGGCGCGCTGCGGATGGCGGGTGGCGCGCTTGAGCCAGGCGCGGCGGGGTGTTGCGCCGCGCCCGCCAGCCTCCTGCCAGGCTTGCGCGAGATCCTCGGGCACGGTGAAGGGCGCGGCCGTCCAGCCCAGCGCCGCCTTCGTCGCCGCCGCTTCCGCCGCCCCCAGCGCCGAGCCATGGGCGGCATTGGTGCCCGCCTTGTGCGGCGCGCCGAAGCCGATGATGGTGCGGCAAGCGATCAGCGTCGGCTTCTTCGAGCGCACGGCGAACGAGAGGGCGGCCGCGATCTGTGCCGGATCATGGCCGTCGATCCGCTTCGTCGCCCAGCCATAGGCGGCGAAGCGTTTTAGCGCGTCATCGGAGGTTGCGAGCCGCGTCGCGCCGTCGATCGAGATGTGGTTGTCGTCGTAGAGGACAGTGAGTTTGTCGAGCCGGAGATGGCCGGCGAGCGAGGCCGCCTCATGGCTGATTCCCTCCATCAGATCGCCGTCGGAGGCGATAACCCAGGTGCGGTGATCGACCAGGCTGCGCCCGAACCGCGCCGCGAGCATCCGCTCGCCAAGCGCCATGCCGACGGCGGTGGCGATGCCCTGGCCGAGCGGGCCGGTGGTGGTCTCGATCGCCGGATGGGCGCCATATTCAGGGTGGCCGGCGGCGGCAGAGTGGAGTTGGCGGAAACGCTCCAGCACGTCCATCCCCATGCCGGCATGGCCGGTGAGATGGAGGAGGGCATAAAGCAGCATCGAGCCGTGGCCGGCGGAGAGCACGAAGCGGTCACGATCGGGCCAGCGCGGATCGGCGGCGTCGAATTTCAGGAATCGCGTCCAGAGCACCGTCGCGACATCGGCCATGCCGAGCGGCAGGCCGGGATGGCCGGAATTGGCGCGCTCGACGGCGTCGATGGCGAGCGCACGGATCGCGTCCGCCATGCGGCGCTCGAGCGTCGGCG
This portion of the Acidibrevibacterium fodinaquatile genome encodes:
- the tkt gene encoding transketolase encodes the protein MASPAETSSPPDDVIARQAALLARPPTLERRMADAIRALAIDAVERANSGHPGLPLGMADVATVLWTRFLKFDAADPRWPDRDRFVLSAGHGSMLLYALLHLTGHAGMGMDVLERFRQLHSAAAGHPEYGAHPAIETTTGPLGQGIATAVGMALGERMLAARFGRSLVDHRTWVIASDGDLMEGISHEAASLAGHLRLDKLTVLYDDNHISIDGATRLATSDDALKRFAAYGWATKRIDGHDPAQIAAALSFAVRSKKPTLIACRTIIGFGAPHKAGTNAAHGSALGAAEAAATKAALGWTAAPFTVPEDLAQAWQEAGGRGATPRRAWLKRATRHPQRAEFERALAGRLPDNWLEKLAALKAEIAESKPKLATRQSSQKVLEALVPLVPELIGGSADLTGSNLTRVKDMAEVAPGQFAGRYLHFGIREHAMAAAMNGLALSGGMIPYGGTFFVFSDYLRPALRLAALMHLRVIHVLTHDSIGLGEDGPTHQAVEHLASLRAMPNLLVFRPADTIETAESFELALRRSDGPSALVLSRQSLPTLRADITENRTARGAYVLAEAASARQATLIASGSEVAIAMAARETLAAEGIAAAVVSLPCWELFAQQDPAYQAETLGTAPRFGIEAAAGFGWERWLGPDGVFIGMAGFGASAPYEELYRHFGITAEALVHAVRKRLALP